One region of Agrobacterium tumefaciens genomic DNA includes:
- a CDS encoding NAD(P)/FAD-dependent oxidoreductase: protein MAGRLVIVGAGQAAFALAAKLRALKDERPITIIGSEDAYPYQRPPLSKKYLLGEMSFDRLMFRPEEWYAENNVDIRLSTFVEEIDRAAKSVRMQDGSTLSYDKLVLATGAAPRELPASIGGDLEGVLTVRDKRDADRLFEEMKPGRRLLVIGGGYIGLEAAAVARKLGLEVTLIEMADRILQRVAAKETADIMRGIHQEHGVSIREKTGLVRLVGMDGRVAAAELSDGSVLDVDFVIVGIGVTPNDRLARESGLDVGNGIVVDEHTRSSDEDIHAVGDCALLPWRGQLVRLESVQNAVDQAEAAAHVLAGAEVAYDAKPWFWSDQYEVKLQIAGFNLGYDETVLRPGAREGSWSVWYFRDGRFVAVDAVNDAKAYVSGKKLLDTGAEPDRAILADPSADLKLLLS, encoded by the coding sequence GTGGCGGGAAGGCTGGTAATCGTCGGGGCGGGGCAGGCCGCTTTCGCGCTGGCGGCAAAGCTCAGGGCGCTGAAGGATGAGCGCCCCATCACCATCATCGGCTCGGAGGATGCCTATCCTTATCAACGGCCGCCACTGTCGAAAAAATACCTTTTAGGCGAGATGAGCTTCGACCGGCTGATGTTTCGGCCTGAGGAGTGGTACGCGGAAAACAATGTCGATATCCGGCTCTCCACCTTCGTGGAGGAGATAGACCGCGCTGCCAAATCCGTTCGCATGCAGGATGGCAGCACGCTTTCCTACGACAAGCTGGTACTGGCGACCGGCGCTGCACCACGCGAGCTGCCCGCCAGCATCGGCGGCGATCTCGAAGGGGTTCTGACCGTCCGCGACAAGCGCGATGCTGACCGGCTGTTTGAGGAAATGAAACCCGGCCGCAGGCTGCTGGTTATTGGCGGTGGTTATATCGGTCTGGAAGCGGCAGCCGTCGCCCGCAAGCTCGGTCTCGAGGTCACGCTGATCGAAATGGCCGACCGCATTCTCCAGCGCGTGGCGGCAAAGGAAACCGCCGATATCATGCGCGGCATCCATCAGGAGCACGGCGTCTCCATCCGCGAAAAGACCGGCCTCGTGCGGCTCGTCGGCATGGATGGCCGGGTGGCCGCTGCCGAGCTTTCCGATGGTTCGGTGCTTGACGTGGATTTCGTCATCGTCGGCATTGGCGTAACCCCGAACGATCGCCTTGCCCGCGAATCGGGCCTCGATGTCGGCAATGGCATCGTGGTGGATGAACACACCCGCAGCTCGGACGAGGATATCCACGCGGTGGGGGATTGCGCGTTGCTGCCGTGGCGGGGCCAGCTTGTGCGTCTCGAATCAGTCCAGAACGCGGTTGATCAGGCCGAGGCCGCCGCTCACGTACTGGCAGGCGCTGAAGTCGCCTATGATGCCAAACCCTGGTTCTGGTCTGATCAATACGAGGTAAAGCTGCAGATCGCCGGCTTCAACCTCGGTTATGACGAGACGGTGCTGCGGCCCGGCGCGCGCGAAGGCAGCTGGTCGGTCTGGTATTTCCGCGACGGGCGATTCGTGGCGGTCGACGCGGTCAACGATGCCAAGGCTTATGTTTCCGGCAAAAAACTGCTCGATACCGGCGCTGAGCCGGATCGCGCCATCCTGGCGGACCCGTCCGCCGATCTGAAATTACTGCTTTCCTGA
- a CDS encoding SEL1-like repeat protein produces MARFEIRDIEMAVAGGETRADTLCNLGLVYATGRGCKVDLVAAHKWLNIAAIRGSERAASLRADLARNMTKAELAEALRAARDWMTMH; encoded by the coding sequence ATGGCACGCTTTGAAATTCGCGATATCGAAATGGCAGTTGCCGGTGGCGAAACCCGCGCCGACACCCTTTGCAATCTCGGCCTGGTCTATGCGACCGGCCGGGGATGCAAGGTGGATCTGGTCGCCGCCCACAAATGGCTCAACATCGCCGCGATCCGCGGATCGGAAAGAGCCGCTTCGCTGCGAGCAGATCTTGCCCGCAACATGACCAAGGCGGAACTGGCCGAAGCGCTGCGTGCCGCACGCGACTGGATGACGATGCACTGA
- a CDS encoding diacylglycerol/lipid kinase family protein, which produces MKLIAIFNRDGGTFRTTDMDAYCDHAREVFSRAGHTIDCRVVSGKEVVEEMERAADEPDIEGIIAGGGDGTISAAAGIAWKHGIALGIVPAGTMNLFARSLKLPLDIRQVLETLANGEIANVDIASANGRLFVHQFSAGLHSRMVRYRNNLAFASRLGKIKASVRAAISVILNPPVFEVEYTVNGKTQRRKVSAISVSNNEFGQNSLLVADNVSGGHLGFYLTDPLRPSGVARLAFDILRGKLKENAAVTATTVTGVELHFPKKRHDVRCVIDGELLPMERDVALEVHAGELKVLVGRGVLA; this is translated from the coding sequence ATGAAGCTCATTGCAATTTTCAATCGTGACGGCGGCACCTTCCGCACCACGGATATGGATGCCTATTGCGACCACGCCCGCGAGGTCTTTTCCCGCGCCGGCCACACGATCGACTGCCGCGTGGTCTCCGGCAAGGAAGTCGTCGAGGAGATGGAACGCGCCGCCGATGAGCCTGATATCGAAGGCATCATTGCCGGCGGTGGTGATGGAACGATTTCGGCCGCTGCCGGTATCGCCTGGAAACACGGCATCGCGCTCGGTATCGTACCGGCCGGCACCATGAACCTGTTCGCCCGCTCGCTGAAGCTGCCGCTCGATATCCGCCAGGTCCTGGAGACACTGGCGAATGGCGAGATCGCCAATGTTGATATCGCCAGCGCCAACGGCCGTCTTTTCGTCCACCAGTTTTCCGCAGGCCTGCATTCGCGCATGGTGCGCTATCGCAACAATCTCGCCTTCGCCTCCCGCCTTGGCAAGATCAAGGCAAGCGTCCGCGCCGCCATCAGCGTCATTCTCAATCCGCCGGTCTTCGAGGTGGAATATACGGTCAATGGCAAGACGCAGCGCCGCAAGGTGTCAGCAATTTCCGTCTCCAACAATGAATTCGGGCAGAACTCGCTTCTGGTCGCGGATAATGTCTCGGGCGGCCACCTCGGCTTCTATCTCACCGATCCCCTGCGCCCCTCGGGCGTCGCAAGGCTCGCTTTCGACATCCTGCGCGGCAAGCTGAAGGAAAACGCTGCTGTAACGGCCACGACCGTCACGGGTGTGGAACTCCATTTCCCCAAGAAGCGCCACGACGTGCGCTGCGTCATCGATGGCGAATTGCTGCCGATGGAGCGCGACGTGGCACTTGAGGTCCATGCCGGCGAATTGAAGGTGCTGGTGGGGCGAGGGGTCTTGGCGTAG
- the mgtE gene encoding magnesium transporter, with protein MNFHTLSQRASKAARLLRSGNAGSTTIAERVEHLNTLDTHEAVAALLAMPHAKAVAILDRPELHDAAAIIAGIPLDQAARFVNLMSDDRVADVMAEMDEEPRAKLFSRLDRTTALSIKHLMGYPPRTAGSIMTTEFVSVPDSWTVEQTLSHIRVVERSRETVYAIYVLAQDGTLSTVVTLRRLLTGEAGASILSVASKEGIVCASPLMSQEDVARLIRKHDLLALPVVDDHSHILGIVTVDDVIDTMIADTTEDAHKFGGMEALGKPYMAMGFPDMIRKRAGWLAALFLGEMLTASAMQHFEGELEKAVVLTLFIPLIMSSGGNSGSQATSLIIRALALGELKLSDWWRVLLREIPTGLTLGCILGAIGFLRLTIWQQAGFYDYGDHWLLVGATVFAALVGIVTFGSLAGSMLPFLLQRLRLDPASASAPFVATLVDVSGLVIYFSVALVILSGTLL; from the coding sequence ATGAACTTCCACACCCTCTCCCAGAGAGCCAGCAAGGCCGCACGTCTTCTCCGCAGCGGAAATGCCGGTTCCACCACCATTGCAGAACGCGTCGAGCACCTCAACACACTCGATACGCATGAGGCAGTCGCTGCCCTGCTCGCCATGCCGCATGCAAAGGCCGTCGCCATTCTCGACCGGCCGGAACTGCATGACGCAGCCGCCATCATTGCCGGCATTCCGCTTGACCAGGCCGCCCGCTTCGTCAACCTGATGTCAGACGACCGCGTTGCCGACGTCATGGCGGAAATGGACGAAGAGCCGCGCGCAAAGCTGTTTTCCCGGCTGGATCGCACAACCGCGCTCTCCATCAAACATCTGATGGGTTATCCGCCGCGCACCGCCGGCTCGATCATGACCACGGAATTCGTCAGCGTGCCGGATAGCTGGACGGTGGAACAGACCCTTTCGCACATCCGCGTCGTCGAGCGGTCGCGTGAAACGGTCTATGCCATCTATGTTCTGGCGCAGGACGGAACGCTGTCCACCGTCGTGACGCTGCGTCGCCTGCTGACCGGCGAGGCCGGCGCCTCCATTCTCTCCGTCGCATCGAAGGAAGGCATCGTCTGTGCCAGCCCCTTGATGTCGCAGGAGGATGTTGCCCGGCTCATCCGCAAGCACGACCTTCTGGCGCTTCCCGTCGTTGACGACCACTCGCATATCCTCGGCATCGTCACGGTCGACGACGTGATCGACACCATGATCGCCGACACCACGGAAGACGCTCACAAGTTCGGTGGTATGGAAGCACTCGGCAAGCCCTATATGGCAATGGGCTTTCCGGACATGATCCGCAAGCGCGCAGGCTGGCTGGCTGCCCTGTTCCTGGGTGAAATGCTGACGGCAAGCGCTATGCAGCATTTTGAAGGCGAGCTGGAAAAAGCCGTCGTGCTGACTCTGTTCATACCGCTCATCATGTCATCAGGCGGCAACTCCGGTTCGCAGGCCACCTCGCTCATCATCCGGGCGCTGGCGCTCGGCGAACTGAAGCTTTCGGACTGGTGGCGGGTGCTGCTGCGGGAAATCCCGACGGGCCTGACGCTCGGCTGCATTCTCGGCGCCATCGGCTTCCTGCGTCTGACCATCTGGCAGCAGGCAGGCTTTTATGATTATGGCGACCACTGGCTGCTGGTGGGCGCCACCGTCTTTGCCGCACTCGTCGGCATCGTCACCTTCGGCTCGCTGGCCGGCTCCATGTTGCCATTCCTGCTGCAGCGTCTGCGGCTGGATCCAGCCAGCGCATCTGCGCCGTTCGTCGCCACGCTGGTGGATGTCAGCGGCCTCGTCATCTACTTCTCGGTGGCGCTGGTCATCCTCAGCGGCACGCTGCTCTGA
- a CDS encoding pyridoxal phosphate-dependent aminotransferase, with the protein MSAFSRLTPLAVSLPSTVPFVGPEAIERGRGLKVEARIGANESGFGPAPSVLMAMRDAAAETWMYSDPENFELKEALAIHHGVSRGNIAIGGGVDGLLGEIARLIVEPGTPVVTSLGGYPTFNYHVNGFGGKLVTTPYVDDHENLDGLLDLVIRENAPLVYFANPDNPMGSWWEASEVVAFARALPETCLLILDEAYCETAPASAVPSIDALIGQPNILRMRTFSKAYGLAGARVGYAIGTLGNVEAFDKIRNHFGMARVSVAGALAALKDQAYLHDVVGKIAVARDRISAIARNNGLSPLPSATNFVTIDCQRDGTYARAIVDGLMEHGVFIRMPGVAPLNRCIRVSVGPDDKLDLFEQALPKVIKALG; encoded by the coding sequence ATGTCCGCTTTCTCACGTCTTACGCCGCTTGCCGTCTCTCTTCCTTCAACCGTTCCCTTCGTCGGCCCGGAAGCCATCGAGCGGGGCCGCGGCCTGAAGGTGGAAGCGCGGATAGGCGCCAATGAAAGCGGGTTCGGTCCTGCCCCATCCGTGCTTATGGCCATGCGGGATGCGGCGGCCGAGACCTGGATGTACAGCGATCCGGAAAATTTCGAACTGAAGGAAGCGCTCGCCATCCACCACGGCGTTTCGCGTGGCAATATCGCCATTGGCGGCGGTGTCGATGGTTTGCTGGGTGAGATCGCCAGGCTAATCGTTGAGCCGGGAACGCCGGTGGTCACCTCGCTCGGCGGTTATCCTACCTTCAACTACCATGTGAACGGCTTTGGCGGAAAACTCGTGACCACGCCATATGTCGACGATCACGAGAACCTCGACGGGCTTCTCGATCTCGTCATCCGGGAAAATGCACCGCTGGTCTATTTCGCCAATCCCGACAATCCGATGGGAAGCTGGTGGGAGGCAAGCGAGGTCGTGGCCTTTGCCCGTGCGCTGCCGGAAACCTGCCTGCTCATTCTGGACGAGGCCTATTGCGAGACCGCACCTGCCAGCGCCGTGCCAAGCATCGACGCCCTTATCGGCCAGCCGAACATCCTGCGCATGCGGACTTTCTCGAAAGCCTATGGGCTTGCCGGCGCCCGCGTGGGGTATGCCATCGGCACGCTCGGCAATGTCGAAGCCTTCGACAAGATCCGCAATCATTTCGGCATGGCACGCGTTTCGGTCGCCGGCGCATTGGCGGCGCTGAAGGATCAGGCCTATCTGCATGACGTCGTTGGAAAAATTGCGGTGGCTCGAGATCGCATTTCCGCGATTGCCCGCAATAACGGCCTCTCACCCCTGCCGTCGGCAACCAATTTCGTCACCATCGATTGCCAGCGCGACGGCACTTACGCCCGCGCCATCGTCGACGGCTTGATGGAACATGGCGTGTTCATCCGCATGCCGGGCGTGGCGCCGCTCAACCGCTGCATTCGTGTGAGTGTGGGACCTGATGACAAGCTTGATCTTTTTGAACAGGCATTGCCGAAGGTCATCAAGGCGCTGGGTTGA
- a CDS encoding P-loop NTPase family protein — MPATLSIILISGTSHVGKSTLAGLLSEKLHCEAISTDSLARHPGRPWPGIPAPVEEYYRQLSAETIHWFLKVHHQNIWPLVRGLIDSKTGTGNIVIFEGAALRPEFIAPLLGSTVAGVFLHAQNDFLSDRMRAHAGYKDATAGQRRIMDAFIERSLRENTEMLASARHHHVPIVDIANPEAFDGLVNELTARAVASPA; from the coding sequence ATGCCTGCCACCCTTTCCATAATCCTGATTTCGGGTACGTCCCATGTCGGCAAAAGCACCCTAGCCGGCCTGTTAAGCGAAAAACTCCACTGCGAGGCAATTTCAACCGACAGCCTGGCACGCCACCCCGGGAGGCCATGGCCGGGCATACCCGCGCCTGTGGAGGAATATTACAGGCAGCTGTCGGCAGAAACGATCCATTGGTTTCTGAAGGTGCATCACCAGAATATCTGGCCGCTTGTGCGCGGGCTGATCGACAGCAAGACAGGCACTGGCAATATCGTCATCTTCGAGGGCGCGGCCTTGCGGCCGGAATTTATAGCGCCCCTGCTGGGCAGCACGGTTGCCGGGGTCTTTCTTCACGCACAGAATGACTTTCTCTCCGACAGAATGCGCGCGCATGCAGGATATAAAGATGCGACGGCGGGCCAGCGCCGGATCATGGACGCCTTCATTGAGCGGTCCCTGCGCGAAAATACCGAAATGCTGGCATCCGCGCGACACCATCACGTCCCGATCGTCGACATCGCCAATCCCGAAGCATTCGATGGCCTCGTCAACGAACTCACAGCCCGTGCGGTAGCCTCTCCGGCGTGA
- a CDS encoding DUF2147 domain-containing protein: MKRVMMIAAGLLIGSNLAFAAEPIEGNWKTASGETAVIGPCGAAFCVTLKTGKHAGKQIGKLSGKGNSYSGDITDPANDKTYSGSGTVSGNSLSMKGCVLKILCKSQTWTRL; the protein is encoded by the coding sequence ATGAAGCGTGTGATGATGATTGCCGCAGGCCTGCTGATCGGCAGCAACCTTGCTTTTGCTGCTGAGCCCATTGAAGGCAACTGGAAGACGGCGAGCGGCGAGACAGCCGTAATCGGCCCCTGCGGCGCAGCTTTCTGCGTGACGCTGAAGACAGGCAAACATGCGGGAAAACAGATCGGCAAGCTTTCCGGCAAGGGAAACAGCTATTCGGGCGATATTACCGATCCCGCCAATGACAAGACCTATAGCGGCTCCGGCACCGTTTCCGGCAATTCGCTGAGCATGAAGGGCTGCGTGCTGAAAATCCTGTGCAAATCCCAGACCTGGACGCGGTTGTGA
- a CDS encoding OsmC family protein, with protein MAGQEHHYAVQVKWTGNRGKGTSGYRDYERDYTISTSGKADIAGSSDPAFRGDASRWNPEDLLVASLSACHKLWYLHFCSVNGIIVEDYVDNAEGTLVMEKDGAGQFSEVVLKPVITISKGDLARADELHHDAHDKCFIARSVNFPVRVEGTVKVV; from the coding sequence ATGGCAGGACAGGAACATCACTATGCCGTTCAGGTGAAGTGGACCGGCAATCGCGGCAAGGGTACCTCGGGCTACCGTGACTATGAACGCGACTACACGATTTCCACGTCCGGAAAAGCGGATATCGCTGGCTCTTCAGATCCCGCCTTTCGCGGCGATGCCTCCCGCTGGAACCCGGAAGACCTGCTTGTTGCCTCGCTCTCAGCCTGCCACAAGCTATGGTACCTGCATTTCTGCTCCGTCAACGGCATCATCGTTGAAGACTATGTCGACAATGCCGAAGGCACGCTGGTTATGGAAAAGGACGGCGCCGGGCAATTCAGTGAGGTGGTGCTGAAGCCGGTCATCACCATCTCCAAGGGTGATCTTGCGCGGGCTGATGAGTTGCACCACGATGCCCACGACAAATGCTTCATCGCCCGGTCGGTGAATTTTCCCGTGCGTGTGGAGGGGACGGTGAAGGTGGTTTGA
- the amn gene encoding AMP nucleosidase, with the protein MTIAKRTIPPFSFISPEPFAPQTFTDPKEAVEALTALYERNTAFLINSFTELAKGAPITGRYRACYPQVSLETSTFGHVDSRLSYGHVTSPGVYTTTITRPELFRHYLKEQLGLLIKNHGVPVTVAESATPIPLHFAFGEGAYVEAAAASSLSDVPLRDLFDTPDLNNTDDLIANGEYDQVPGEPAPLAPFTAQRIDYSLARLSHYTATSASHFQNFVLFTNYQFYIDEFAAWARQLMKNGGEGYTAFVEPGNIITPAGSDRPDTDAVLGRLPQMPAYHLKKKGHAGITLVNIGVGPSNAKTITDHIAVLRPHAWLMVGHCAGLRNSQRLGDYVLAHAYVREDHVLDDDLPVWVPIPALAEVQLALEGAVAEVTGYEGFELKRIMRTGTVATIDNRNWELRDQAGPVKRLSQSRAIALDMESATIAANGFRFRVPYGTLLCVSDKPLHGELKLPGMATEFYRTQVAQHLQIGIRAVQKLAAMPTETLHSRKLRSFYETAFQ; encoded by the coding sequence ATGACAATAGCAAAACGAACGATTCCGCCCTTCTCCTTCATCAGCCCCGAGCCTTTCGCGCCGCAGACGTTCACGGACCCGAAAGAAGCTGTCGAGGCTTTGACCGCGCTTTACGAACGCAATACGGCGTTCCTCATCAACTCCTTCACCGAACTTGCCAAGGGTGCGCCGATTACCGGCCGCTACCGCGCCTGTTATCCGCAGGTCAGCCTCGAGACATCCACTTTCGGTCATGTCGATTCGCGCCTTTCCTACGGCCATGTCACCTCCCCCGGCGTCTACACGACGACGATCACCCGGCCGGAGCTTTTCCGCCACTACCTGAAAGAGCAGCTGGGGCTTCTGATCAAGAACCACGGCGTTCCGGTGACGGTTGCCGAATCGGCCACGCCCATTCCGCTGCATTTCGCCTTTGGCGAAGGCGCTTATGTCGAGGCGGCGGCGGCATCTTCGCTGTCCGACGTGCCGTTGCGCGATCTTTTCGACACGCCCGATCTCAACAACACCGACGATCTCATCGCCAATGGCGAATATGATCAGGTGCCCGGCGAACCCGCGCCGCTTGCGCCGTTCACCGCGCAGCGCATCGATTATTCGCTGGCCCGCCTCAGCCATTATACGGCAACGAGCGCCAGCCATTTCCAGAACTTCGTGCTGTTCACCAACTACCAGTTCTATATCGACGAATTCGCCGCATGGGCGCGGCAGTTGATGAAGAATGGTGGCGAAGGCTACACGGCCTTCGTGGAGCCGGGCAACATCATCACCCCCGCTGGCTCCGACAGGCCGGACACGGATGCGGTGCTTGGCCGCCTGCCGCAGATGCCAGCCTATCACCTGAAGAAAAAGGGCCATGCCGGCATTACGCTGGTCAATATCGGCGTCGGCCCTTCCAACGCCAAGACGATCACCGACCATATCGCCGTGCTGCGCCCGCATGCCTGGCTGATGGTTGGCCATTGCGCCGGCCTGCGCAACAGCCAGCGCCTTGGCGATTATGTGCTGGCACACGCCTATGTGCGTGAGGACCACGTTCTGGACGACGACCTGCCGGTCTGGGTGCCGATCCCGGCTCTGGCGGAAGTGCAACTGGCGCTGGAAGGTGCGGTTGCGGAAGTCACCGGTTACGAGGGCTTCGAGCTGAAGCGCATCATGCGTACCGGCACCGTCGCCACGATCGACAACCGCAACTGGGAGCTTCGCGACCAGGCGGGCCCGGTCAAGCGCCTGTCGCAATCGCGCGCCATCGCACTCGACATGGAATCGGCCACCATCGCGGCCAACGGCTTCCGGTTCCGCGTGCCCTACGGCACCCTTCTCTGCGTCTCCGACAAGCCGCTGCACGGCGAATTGAAGCTGCCGGGCATGGCGACGGAGTTCTACCGCACGCAGGTTGCGCAGCATCTGCAGATCGGCATCCGCGCCGTGCAGAAACTCGCCGCCATGCCAACGGAAACGCTGCATTCGCGCAAGCTCAGAAGCTTCTACGAGACGGCATTCCAGTAA
- a CDS encoding MFS transporter: MSHSNLSEARLEAESETVVAARPAVALTPFAVALIELALAAGGFGIGTGEFAIMGLLPDVATTYGVTVPQAGYVITAYALGVVIGAPIIAVLAARMTRRTLLLGLMGLFALGNILSAVAPDFLSFTVLRFITGLPHGAYFGVAALVAASMAPIHKRARAVGRVMLGLTIATLLGTPLATFFGQMLSWRAAFMLVGGIGLLTVALLWLFQPRDRVEEGASVWRELGAFRRVQVWLTLAIASVGFGGMFSVFSYIAKTTTDVAMMPVSTVSMVLALFGIGMNVGNVVGSRLADISLNGTIGGMLAFNVVVMAVFGMTAHDPFMMCLCVFLIGCGFAACPAVQTRLMDVAADAQTLAAASNHSAFNIANALGAWLGGMVIAMGYGYASTGYVGAVLSLLGLGVFLVSVTVERRAKAG; the protein is encoded by the coding sequence ATGAGCCATTCGAATTTGTCGGAAGCCCGCCTCGAGGCGGAGAGTGAAACCGTTGTTGCGGCAAGGCCTGCCGTGGCACTGACGCCGTTTGCCGTCGCACTCATCGAACTGGCGCTTGCCGCCGGCGGTTTCGGCATCGGCACCGGCGAATTCGCCATCATGGGCCTGCTGCCTGACGTCGCAACGACCTATGGCGTCACGGTGCCCCAGGCAGGTTACGTCATCACGGCCTATGCACTGGGTGTCGTCATCGGCGCTCCCATCATCGCGGTGCTGGCTGCACGCATGACGCGGCGCACCCTGCTTCTCGGGCTCATGGGACTTTTCGCACTCGGCAATATCTTGAGCGCAGTCGCACCTGATTTCCTGAGCTTCACCGTGTTGCGCTTCATCACCGGCCTGCCGCACGGCGCCTATTTCGGCGTTGCAGCGCTGGTGGCCGCCTCCATGGCGCCAATCCACAAACGTGCCCGCGCCGTTGGCCGCGTCATGCTCGGCCTCACCATCGCCACGCTGCTTGGAACGCCGCTTGCCACTTTCTTCGGGCAGATGCTTTCCTGGCGCGCGGCCTTCATGCTGGTCGGCGGCATCGGGCTGTTGACCGTTGCCCTGCTGTGGCTGTTCCAGCCGCGCGACAGGGTAGAGGAAGGTGCCAGCGTTTGGCGTGAACTCGGGGCTTTCCGCCGCGTGCAGGTATGGCTGACGCTCGCCATCGCGTCGGTCGGTTTCGGCGGCATGTTCTCGGTTTTCAGCTATATCGCCAAGACCACCACCGATGTCGCGATGATGCCGGTTTCCACCGTCTCCATGGTGCTCGCCCTCTTCGGCATCGGCATGAATGTCGGCAATGTGGTCGGCTCGCGGCTGGCCGATATCTCGCTCAACGGCACGATCGGCGGCATGCTCGCCTTTAACGTGGTGGTCATGGCCGTGTTCGGCATGACGGCGCATGACCCGTTCATGATGTGTCTCTGCGTCTTTCTGATCGGCTGCGGTTTTGCCGCCTGCCCCGCCGTGCAGACGCGGCTGATGGATGTGGCAGCGGATGCGCAGACGCTTGCGGCTGCCTCCAACCACTCCGCCTTCAACATCGCCAACGCGCTCGGCGCATGGCTTGGCGGCATGGTCATCGCCATGGGCTATGGATATGCCTCCACCGGTTATGTGGGCGCTGTTCTTTCGCTTCTCGGGCTTGGCGTTTTCCTTGTGTCCGTCACCGTCGAACGGCGCGCAAAAGCCGGCTGA
- a CDS encoding aspartate aminotransferase family protein: protein MNEVSKPVSNLAAIDAAHHLHPFSDMGKLNASGTRIIERAEGVFIYDSTGKKYLDAFAGLWCVNIGYGRREIADVVQRQMNELPYYNAFFGTTTPSATLLAQKIASRAGPKMNHVFFTNSGSEATDTWFRMARVYWKALGHPTKTKVIARRNGYHGSTVAGASLGGMKWMHEQGNLPIEGIAHIGQPYWYAEGGDLSPAEFGLKVARELEAKIDELGEENVAAFVAEPIQGAGGVIVPPETYWPEIARICKARNILLVSDEVICGFGRLGSWFGYQHFGVEPDLAPVAKGLSSGYLPIGGVLVSDRVAEVMLSEVGDFNHGFTYSGHPVCAAAALENIRIIEDEGLVERVRDDIGPYFSQGWKSLTDHELVGEAVNVGLMGGLQLAVDKATRRRFAKPDDIGTAVRNHCLANGLVMRATGDRMLASPALTISRSEVDQIIETLRKGLDHLRDTPEHFQ, encoded by the coding sequence ATGAATGAAGTCTCCAAGCCGGTGTCCAACCTTGCCGCCATCGATGCCGCCCATCACCTGCACCCCTTTTCCGATATGGGTAAGCTGAACGCGAGCGGCACCCGCATCATCGAGCGTGCAGAAGGCGTCTTCATCTATGACAGCACTGGTAAGAAGTATCTCGACGCCTTTGCCGGACTATGGTGCGTCAATATCGGTTACGGACGCCGCGAGATCGCCGATGTCGTGCAGCGCCAGATGAACGAACTGCCCTATTACAACGCCTTTTTCGGCACTACGACACCATCAGCGACACTTCTGGCTCAGAAGATCGCTTCCCGTGCCGGGCCGAAGATGAACCATGTGTTCTTCACCAATTCCGGTTCGGAAGCCACCGACACCTGGTTCCGCATGGCGCGGGTCTACTGGAAGGCGCTCGGCCATCCGACGAAGACCAAGGTGATCGCTCGCCGCAACGGCTATCACGGCTCTACGGTCGCCGGCGCTTCGCTCGGCGGCATGAAGTGGATGCACGAGCAGGGCAATCTGCCGATCGAGGGTATCGCCCATATCGGCCAACCCTATTGGTATGCGGAAGGCGGCGATCTCTCACCCGCGGAATTCGGCCTGAAGGTGGCCCGCGAACTGGAAGCGAAGATAGACGAGCTCGGTGAAGAGAATGTCGCGGCTTTCGTAGCGGAACCCATTCAGGGCGCCGGTGGGGTCATTGTGCCACCGGAAACCTACTGGCCGGAAATCGCCCGCATCTGCAAGGCGCGCAACATTCTGCTGGTGTCCGACGAGGTGATCTGCGGTTTCGGCCGCCTCGGTTCGTGGTTCGGCTACCAGCATTTCGGCGTGGAGCCGGACCTCGCGCCCGTCGCCAAGGGCCTGTCATCCGGTTATCTGCCGATTGGCGGCGTCCTCGTTTCCGACCGGGTGGCGGAGGTGATGTTGTCCGAGGTCGGTGATTTCAACCATGGCTTCACCTATTCCGGCCACCCCGTCTGCGCCGCCGCCGCTCTGGAAAATATTCGTATCATCGAGGATGAGGGGCTGGTGGAACGGGTGCGGGATGATATCGGCCCTTATTTTTCGCAAGGCTGGAAAAGCCTCACCGACCACGAGTTGGTGGGTGAGGCAGTGAATGTCGGCCTCATGGGTGGCCTGCAGCTTGCGGTCGACAAGGCGACCCGCAGGCGTTTTGCCAAGCCGGATGACATCGGCACCGCCGTGCGCAACCACTGCCTGGCAAACGGCCTCGTCATGCGTGCCACCGGCGACCGCATGCTGGCCTCACCGGCGCTGACGATCAGCCGCTCGGAGGTGGACCAGATCATCGAGACTTTGCGCAAGGGGCTCGATCACCTGCGCGATACACCAGAGCATTTCCAATAA